From the Priestia koreensis genome, one window contains:
- a CDS encoding alpha/beta-type small acid-soluble spore protein → MANTNKLVVAGSQAAIDQMKYEIASEFGVNLGAEATARANGSVGGEITKRLVQMAQQQLGGSYK, encoded by the coding sequence ATGGCAAACACAAACAAATTAGTAGTTGCTGGTTCTCAAGCAGCTATCGACCAAATGAAATACGAAATCGCTTCTGAATTCGGGGTAAACCTTGGAGCTGAAGCTACTGCTCGCGCTAACGGATCTGTTGGTGGAGAGATCACTAAACGCTTAGTTCAAATGGCTCAACAACAATTAGGCGGAAGCTACAAATAA
- the thiI gene encoding tRNA uracil 4-sulfurtransferase ThiI, producing MMYNHILIRYGEVSTKGQNRKQFLTRLRKHILHVLADFPSILIEQTRDRMYIHLKGEDPKPMIPKLQEVFGIQSFSLALKVDSEMDQIKEAALKAIEEFDQPETTFKVSARRSDKHFEFDTNGINHEVGGHILRNTTNLTVNVKKPDINLRVEVRTEATYIMCFDYPGAGGLPVGSGGKAMLMLSGGIDSPVAGYLSMKRGLEIEAVHFHSPPFTSERAKQKVIDLAQKLVKYGHKVRLHVVPFTEVQQAVHKQVPENYTMTSTRRMMLRITDKIREQEQALAIVTGESLGQVASQTVESMYAINEVTNTPIIRPLIAMDKTEIINIAREIDTHDISIRPYEDCCTIFTPAQPKTRPRREKVNRYEAFYDFEPLIDETVRNTEVLEFTSETDMTQKETVAVENDLF from the coding sequence ATAATGTACAATCATATTTTAATTCGATACGGTGAAGTATCGACAAAAGGTCAAAACCGTAAGCAGTTTTTAACGCGTTTACGTAAGCATATTTTACATGTGCTTGCTGATTTCCCCTCTATTCTAATTGAGCAAACGAGAGATCGTATGTACATTCATTTAAAAGGGGAAGACCCAAAGCCAATGATTCCGAAGCTTCAAGAAGTATTTGGTATTCAAAGCTTTAGTCTAGCTTTAAAAGTGGACTCAGAAATGGATCAAATTAAAGAAGCGGCTTTAAAGGCGATTGAAGAATTTGATCAACCGGAAACAACATTTAAGGTGTCTGCAAGACGCTCTGATAAACATTTTGAATTTGATACGAATGGCATTAACCACGAGGTTGGCGGTCATATTTTACGAAACACAACGAATTTAACGGTTAACGTAAAAAAACCGGATATTAACCTGCGAGTAGAAGTTCGAACAGAAGCCACGTATATTATGTGCTTTGATTATCCAGGAGCTGGAGGATTGCCAGTTGGTTCTGGCGGTAAAGCGATGCTTATGCTTTCAGGTGGAATCGATAGCCCAGTAGCTGGTTACTTATCCATGAAGCGCGGTTTGGAAATTGAAGCTGTTCATTTCCATAGTCCTCCGTTTACAAGTGAGCGTGCCAAACAAAAAGTAATCGACCTTGCTCAAAAGCTTGTTAAATACGGTCACAAAGTTCGCTTGCACGTTGTGCCATTTACAGAAGTTCAGCAAGCTGTACACAAACAAGTTCCTGAAAACTACACGATGACATCCACTAGACGTATGATGCTGCGTATCACGGATAAAATCAGAGAGCAAGAGCAGGCGCTCGCAATTGTAACAGGTGAAAGCCTTGGACAAGTAGCGAGTCAAACGGTTGAAAGTATGTATGCAATTAATGAAGTGACGAATACGCCAATTATTCGACCGCTCATCGCAATGGATAAAACTGAAATTATTAATATCGCAAGAGAAATTGATACGCATGATATTTCAATCCGTCCATATGAGGATTGCTGTACCATCTTTACACCTGCTCAACCAAAAACAAGACCGAGACGTGAAAAGGTCAATCGTTACGAAGCATTTTACGATTTCGAGCCGTTAATTGATGAAACGGTGAGAAATACAGAAGTGTTGGAATTTACGAGTGAAACGGACATGACTCAAAAAGAAACAGTTGCCGTTGAGAACGATTTGTTTTAA
- a CDS encoding cysteine desulfurase family protein, whose product MIYLDNSATTQPYKEVIDSFVKVSTDYFGNPSSLHGLGGQAERLLSRSREQVATLLHVSPKEIIFTSGGTEGNNMAIKGVAFQYQNRGKHIITTEIEHDSVHQPFKQLEEWGFDVTYLSVNEEGLISIEELKNSLREDTILVSVIHVNNETGVIQPIAEIGHVLDEYPKTIFHVDHVQGIGKVPLDFKKASIDLLTLSGHKFHGLKGTGVLYVREGIKLAPLLSGGEQESQLRSGTENVPGVVALAKALRMTLENAADKNERIKELRKILVRQLSDQRHLTINSPSHGAPHILNVTFHGMKAEVFVHALEDKGIYVSTTSACSSKKKSPSKTLLAMGKKREDADQAIRISLSYQTTQEDAEKAATGILQAVEELKEVVKEKR is encoded by the coding sequence GTGATTTATCTTGATAATAGCGCCACTACTCAACCATATAAAGAAGTAATTGATTCGTTTGTGAAAGTTAGCACTGATTATTTCGGAAATCCATCGTCCTTACACGGACTAGGCGGACAAGCGGAGCGATTGCTCAGTCGCTCTCGTGAACAAGTTGCGACTCTTTTGCATGTATCACCAAAAGAGATTATTTTTACTTCTGGAGGGACAGAAGGAAATAATATGGCAATAAAGGGTGTCGCTTTTCAATATCAAAACCGTGGAAAACATATTATTACAACAGAGATTGAACATGATTCCGTTCATCAGCCGTTTAAACAGCTAGAAGAATGGGGATTTGACGTGACCTATCTATCGGTGAATGAAGAAGGACTCATCTCAATAGAGGAATTAAAGAATTCCTTACGTGAGGATACTATTCTTGTCTCTGTTATTCATGTGAATAATGAAACAGGTGTTATTCAGCCGATAGCTGAAATCGGGCACGTGTTGGATGAATATCCAAAGACTATTTTTCATGTCGATCACGTCCAAGGGATTGGAAAAGTCCCGCTTGATTTTAAAAAGGCTTCTATTGATCTCCTCACCTTATCGGGCCATAAGTTCCATGGTCTTAAAGGAACAGGAGTTTTATATGTACGTGAAGGGATTAAACTAGCTCCCTTATTAAGTGGTGGAGAACAAGAGTCACAGCTTCGATCAGGTACCGAAAATGTCCCTGGAGTTGTTGCGCTCGCTAAAGCTCTACGAATGACCCTTGAGAATGCGGCCGATAAAAATGAACGTATAAAAGAACTTCGTAAGATTTTAGTCCGTCAATTATCTGATCAAAGACACTTAACGATTAATAGCCCGTCACATGGTGCTCCTCACATTTTAAATGTTACGTTTCATGGAATGAAGGCGGAAGTATTTGTTCATGCGTTAGAGGACAAAGGTATATATGTATCTACAACGTCTGCATGCTCATCAAAAAAGAAAAGTCCAAGTAAAACGCTTCTTGCGATGGGGAAAAAACGAGAAGATGCCGATCAAGCTATTCGAATCAGTCTTTCCTACCAAACAACGCAAGAGGACGCTGAAAAGGCAGCAACAGGTATTTTACAAGCAGTAGAAGAACTGAAAGAAGTTGTGAAGGAGAAACGATAA
- the brnQ gene encoding branched-chain amino acid transport system II carrier protein has translation MKQHELTKKELLAVGLMLFALFFGAGNMIFPPALGQQAGTNTFVGIGGFLLTGVGLPLLGIIAASRIKGDFSGVAKRVHPVFGLCFTFITYLTIGPFFGIPRTGTVAFQIGVTPFLNEAAKNSGTYLFIYTVIFFGITLWLAMNPSKIVDTVGKILTPLLLGVLTLLVIKSLITPMGSFQPPQQAYANAPFFKGFLDGYLTMDAIAALVFGIVVITSIKDKGITDPKRIASTCMKAGVIAAVGLALVYISLAYIGASSVSSIGVQTNGGDILTNVAKVLFGPFGITILAIAITFACLTTSIGLLTACGEFLSKQIRGLSYRVAIMLISIFSLVVSNVGLTKLISISTPLLTFLYPIAIILIILSLVDKNFGIYQEVYIGSVTAGAVISFFDALNAAQIPLGPINQFLTRYVPLYENQMGWLIPSILVGFIGWIIGYVRRQSAQAK, from the coding sequence ATGAAACAACATGAACTAACAAAAAAAGAATTGCTTGCTGTAGGCTTAATGCTGTTTGCTCTTTTTTTTGGCGCTGGAAATATGATCTTTCCTCCTGCTCTCGGACAACAGGCAGGAACGAATACTTTTGTGGGAATTGGCGGCTTTTTGTTAACAGGCGTCGGTTTGCCCCTATTAGGAATCATTGCTGCTTCGAGAATCAAAGGGGACTTTTCAGGGGTAGCTAAAAGGGTTCATCCTGTGTTTGGTTTATGCTTTACCTTCATCACGTACTTAACCATTGGACCGTTCTTTGGCATTCCCCGTACAGGAACAGTCGCGTTCCAAATTGGCGTCACTCCTTTTTTGAATGAAGCAGCTAAAAATAGCGGTACATACCTATTCATTTATACGGTTATTTTTTTTGGCATTACGCTTTGGCTTGCCATGAACCCTTCTAAAATCGTGGATACGGTTGGAAAAATATTAACGCCGCTTCTCCTGGGTGTACTAACACTGCTCGTCATAAAAAGTCTGATCACTCCAATGGGCTCGTTTCAGCCTCCACAACAGGCATATGCGAACGCACCATTTTTCAAAGGGTTTTTAGACGGCTACTTAACAATGGATGCCATTGCCGCCCTAGTGTTTGGCATTGTTGTTATTACGAGTATTAAAGACAAAGGAATTACGGATCCAAAACGAATCGCATCTACTTGTATGAAAGCGGGGGTAATTGCCGCTGTTGGATTAGCGCTTGTTTACATTTCTCTTGCCTACATAGGAGCATCGAGCGTGTCATCTATAGGCGTTCAAACAAACGGAGGGGACATTTTAACAAACGTAGCGAAGGTCCTATTTGGGCCCTTTGGCATCACCATTTTAGCCATCGCAATCACGTTTGCTTGCCTCACTACCTCAATCGGACTTTTAACGGCATGCGGCGAATTTCTTTCCAAACAAATAAGAGGATTGTCATACCGAGTGGCGATTATGTTGATTTCGATCTTTAGCCTAGTTGTGTCAAATGTAGGACTGACAAAGCTTATTAGCATTTCAACGCCTCTCTTAACGTTTCTTTATCCCATTGCGATTATTTTAATTATCCTGTCACTAGTCGATAAAAATTTTGGGATTTATCAAGAAGTCTATATCGGCTCCGTAACAGCAGGAGCCGTCATTAGTTTTTTTGATGCGCTGAACGCAGCACAAATTCCACTGGGCCCTATCAATCAATTTTTAACACGATATGTCCCTCTTTACGAGAACCAAATGGGCTGGCTTATTCCTTCCATTTTGGTCGGGTTCATTGGATGGATCATCGGTTATGTTCGTCGCCAAAGTGCTCAGGCTAAATAA
- the ezrA gene encoding septation ring formation regulator EzrA: MELTIAIIILIIGLIIYGFYSRKKIYKEVDRLEAFKMELMNKPVAEEIAKVKELNMIGETEQLFERWRNDWDDIVTTDLPKIDELLMETEEVADKYRFKKANQLIIHTEQTLLEIEESISEILKELKNLIGSEQSNRHDIEEVTELHRVVKKKVLAHRHSYGNAEENLDKVLQNVKERFVEFEEATNNGNYLHAREIVIGIHEDLTVLNEYVEQIPKLLVECQTTLPSQLQELLDGYREMQAQGYVLDHLQVEEAVQFLQEQTIAITALIEDLQVEEAIVQLADVNDRLDHLYDSLEQEVMAYHKMNRELSSISHLLKTLQEKNRGLREETVFVQQSYHLQEKDVEVFHRMDREVKRLTNLYYTISNKIADHQLAYTIIQEELEEVSKQLQQLEEIQKEYVETLQTLRKDEIHAKEKITDLKKQLIEARRLIQQGNLPGVSVEYKQRVEVARQLLEEVSLKLEEKPLTMEAVNDLLQQAVESVQSLFEETEQMVGEVFLVEKVIQYGNRYRSTHPAVAQSLRQSEESFRNYEYHAALEQAASAIEGVEPGAMQRIQGILTERK; this comes from the coding sequence ATGGAACTTACTATAGCGATAATTATCCTCATTATTGGATTGATTATTTATGGATTTTATTCAAGAAAAAAGATTTACAAGGAAGTAGATCGGCTTGAAGCCTTTAAAATGGAACTGATGAACAAACCTGTAGCTGAAGAAATTGCAAAGGTTAAAGAGTTAAATATGATTGGTGAGACTGAGCAGCTGTTTGAGCGCTGGCGTAATGATTGGGATGATATTGTTACAACCGACCTTCCAAAGATCGATGAGTTGCTGATGGAAACGGAAGAAGTGGCTGATAAATATCGCTTTAAAAAAGCAAACCAATTAATTATACATACGGAGCAAACGCTTTTAGAAATCGAAGAAAGTATTTCAGAGATTTTAAAAGAGTTAAAAAACCTTATCGGAAGCGAGCAAAGCAATCGTCATGATATTGAAGAAGTGACCGAGCTTCACCGTGTCGTAAAGAAAAAAGTGCTCGCACATCGTCATTCATATGGAAATGCAGAAGAGAATTTGGATAAGGTTCTTCAAAATGTAAAAGAGCGCTTTGTGGAATTTGAAGAAGCTACGAATAACGGGAACTATTTACATGCTCGTGAAATTGTAATCGGCATTCATGAGGATCTAACGGTTCTCAATGAGTATGTAGAACAAATTCCTAAATTATTAGTTGAGTGTCAGACAACGCTTCCTTCCCAATTACAAGAGCTATTAGATGGATACAGAGAAATGCAGGCACAAGGATATGTGCTTGATCATCTACAGGTTGAAGAAGCTGTTCAGTTCTTACAAGAGCAAACCATCGCTATTACGGCTCTGATCGAAGATTTACAGGTCGAGGAAGCCATTGTACAGCTAGCAGATGTGAATGATCGTCTTGATCACTTATACGATTCGTTGGAGCAAGAGGTCATGGCTTACCACAAAATGAATCGTGAATTAAGTTCGATTTCACATCTTTTAAAAACATTGCAAGAAAAAAATAGAGGGTTACGTGAAGAAACGGTATTTGTTCAGCAAAGCTATCACCTTCAAGAAAAAGATGTAGAAGTTTTCCATCGCATGGATCGTGAAGTGAAAAGGCTGACAAACCTCTATTACACGATTTCGAATAAAATTGCGGATCACCAACTAGCTTATACCATTATTCAGGAGGAGCTAGAAGAGGTATCTAAACAGCTTCAACAGCTTGAAGAAATTCAAAAAGAGTACGTCGAAACGCTTCAAACGTTACGAAAAGATGAAATACATGCAAAAGAAAAGATCACGGATCTTAAAAAGCAGCTCATTGAAGCAAGAAGACTTATTCAACAAGGAAATCTTCCTGGGGTAAGCGTTGAATATAAACAGCGCGTAGAAGTCGCTAGACAACTTCTAGAAGAGGTATCCCTAAAGCTAGAAGAGAAGCCGTTGACGATGGAGGCTGTAAATGACTTATTGCAGCAGGCAGTAGAATCTGTTCAGTCTCTTTTTGAAGAAACTGAGCAAATGGTAGGCGAAGTATTTCTTGTAGAGAAAGTCATTCAATATGGCAATCGTTACAGAAGTACGCATCCTGCTGTTGCACAGTCACTGCGACAATCGGAAGAATCGTTCCGCAACTACGAGTATCATGCGGCTCTTGAACAAGCTGCTAGTGCTATTGAAGGCGTGGAGCCAGGAGCTATGCAACGAATTCAAGGTATTTTAACCGAACGGAAATAA